From the genome of Bacteroides sp. MSB163, one region includes:
- a CDS encoding pectinesterase family protein, producing MKKIIFTALLVGILSGGCAQEKEAVSPFQAVVAQDGSGDYATIQSAVDAAPENRQEPWLIFVKNGSYREQVIIPETKTYIHLIGQDKDKTIIHHRLNVGGKPEEGTAPEKTAFWEHSVHNPSSEVYKLEGSVVYVKGAHFYTENISYLNDWGVDSQSGPQALAMSSQADCAAYNNCIFRSFQDTWMTSRTDSHRLYAKDCWIEGAVDYFYGSGDALLENCTLYNVRSGSVIVAPSHKNVRFGYVFRNCIVDGNAAAANGKQKLGRPWHNSPRAVYIHTTMRIPLAPEGWTNMGAIPGLFAEYDSRDAEGNILDLSQRKTEYDGRGPNNPPKGSCRATITKEEADGYVYERIIPGDDGWDPRVMMEKLPSPAKLKKKGLKVSWKAVPAAAGYVIFDNDHVVGFAKEPVYNLSSEIKGNLKVCAVNRYGSLGTESVL from the coding sequence ATGAAGAAGATTATTTTTACTGCACTACTTGTCGGAATCTTATCCGGAGGATGTGCACAGGAGAAGGAAGCAGTCTCTCCATTTCAGGCTGTAGTGGCTCAAGATGGCAGCGGCGACTATGCAACTATTCAGTCTGCCGTAGATGCGGCGCCGGAGAATCGGCAGGAACCATGGCTCATTTTCGTAAAGAACGGTTCGTACCGTGAACAGGTAATTATCCCTGAGACCAAGACTTACATTCATCTCATTGGGCAGGATAAAGATAAGACAATCATCCATCACCGTCTCAATGTAGGCGGAAAACCCGAAGAAGGTACTGCGCCTGAGAAGACTGCTTTCTGGGAACATTCTGTTCATAATCCTTCCTCTGAAGTTTACAAATTAGAAGGCAGCGTTGTTTATGTGAAGGGAGCCCATTTTTATACAGAGAATATTTCTTATCTTAATGATTGGGGGGTAGATAGCCAAAGTGGTCCTCAAGCTTTGGCTATGAGTAGCCAAGCTGATTGTGCGGCATACAATAATTGTATTTTTCGCTCTTTTCAGGATACCTGGATGACTTCCAGAACTGACTCCCACCGTCTTTATGCGAAGGATTGCTGGATTGAAGGAGCGGTAGATTACTTTTATGGCAGTGGAGATGCTTTGCTTGAGAACTGTACATTATATAATGTACGCAGTGGTTCTGTAATAGTTGCTCCCTCTCATAAAAATGTGAGGTTCGGATATGTATTTCGCAACTGTATAGTGGATGGTAATGCCGCTGCTGCCAATGGTAAACAAAAGTTGGGACGTCCGTGGCATAATTCTCCTCGTGCAGTTTATATACATACCACTATGCGCATTCCTCTTGCTCCCGAGGGGTGGACAAACATGGGTGCTATTCCGGGGTTATTTGCAGAGTATGACAGTCGCGATGCTGAAGGTAATATACTTGACCTGAGTCAACGTAAGACTGAATATGACGGACGTGGTCCTAATAATCCACCGAAAGGTTCCTGTCGTGCAACAATCACGAAGGAAGAAGCGGATGGCTATGTATACGAACGTATAATTCCAGGAGATGACGGATGGGATCCCCGTGTGATGATGGAAAAATTGCCGTCTCCCGCAAAGTTGAAGAAAAAGGGGTTGAAAGTTAGTTGGAAAGCAGTACCTGCCGCCGCCGGATATGTCATTTTTGATAATGACCATGTTGTCGGTTTTGCAAAAGAGCCGGTCTATAATTTGTCATCTGAAATAAAAGGAAATTTAAAAGTATGTGCTGTCAATCGTTATGGTTCATTAGGAACAGAGAGTGTCCTTTAG
- a CDS encoding pectate lyase, which produces MKNKMKNRVIEMKDLCLLWLFLFLLGGIPAGATTISDDGSASGTEELIAFPGAEGFGRNTTGGRGGKVYHVTTLEDGMQAGTLRHALAQTGARTVVFDVAGTIFLNRPLRITNGDLTIAGQTAPGQGICIARRPVTINANNVIVRYVRFRVGNEGGGEPDGLGSTDCRNVIVDHCSISWSVDECCSVYGGENLTVQWCLVSESLRTAGHAKGKHGYGAIWGGAKASFHHNLLAHHESRFPRLGPRPFTQEREHVDMRNNVFYNWAGNGCYGGEGMHVNIVNNYYKPGPATPKNSPVRYRIAALGVRTTKYCTKADGKPNVWKPMEHVWGKFYVDGNVIEGNKEVTKDNWTKGIYEQINNSSCDNTFTKQVKKEMRLVKPLDAGIVTTHTAEQAYDLVLAHAGCSKQRDIIDIRIIEETQNGTATYIGSVTKGAENAPGLIDLPADVKPEGTTSAWPELTNGGVTADELRDTDGDGIPDTWETTHGLNPKDASDGITTTLSKEGYTNLEVYMNSLVP; this is translated from the coding sequence ATGAAAAACAAAATGAAAAACCGAGTAATAGAGATGAAGGACTTATGCCTTTTATGGCTCTTCTTGTTCTTATTAGGTGGAATACCGGCAGGAGCGACTACTATTTCTGATGATGGATCAGCATCCGGTACGGAAGAATTAATCGCTTTCCCCGGCGCTGAAGGTTTTGGCCGGAATACTACCGGTGGTCGCGGTGGTAAAGTTTATCACGTCACTACATTGGAAGATGGAATGCAGGCAGGAACCTTACGTCATGCACTTGCACAAACAGGTGCACGTACGGTGGTTTTTGATGTAGCCGGGACTATCTTCCTGAACAGACCTTTAAGAATCACTAACGGAGATTTGACTATTGCCGGACAAACGGCGCCGGGGCAAGGTATCTGTATTGCCAGACGTCCGGTAACTATTAACGCCAACAATGTCATTGTTCGTTATGTACGGTTTCGTGTCGGCAATGAAGGCGGTGGAGAACCCGACGGACTTGGAAGTACCGATTGCAGGAATGTTATTGTAGACCATTGTTCTATCAGTTGGTCGGTAGACGAGTGTTGTTCGGTGTACGGTGGTGAAAACCTGACTGTCCAGTGGTGCCTTGTTTCCGAAAGCCTTCGGACGGCCGGTCATGCCAAAGGTAAACACGGATATGGAGCCATCTGGGGAGGAGCGAAAGCGTCTTTTCATCATAATCTGCTGGCACACCATGAAAGTCGTTTTCCCCGACTTGGTCCCCGTCCTTTCACTCAGGAACGTGAGCATGTGGATATGCGGAACAACGTTTTTTATAATTGGGCGGGAAATGGCTGCTATGGTGGAGAGGGAATGCATGTGAACATCGTGAACAATTATTATAAACCGGGTCCGGCTACTCCCAAAAACAGTCCTGTACGCTATCGTATTGCCGCTCTTGGAGTGCGTACTACGAAATATTGTACCAAGGCGGATGGTAAACCTAATGTTTGGAAACCTATGGAACATGTATGGGGGAAATTCTATGTGGACGGTAACGTAATCGAAGGTAATAAGGAAGTCACCAAGGATAACTGGACAAAGGGTATTTACGAACAAATAAACAACTCATCCTGCGATAATACTTTCACCAAACAAGTGAAGAAAGAGATGCGTCTGGTCAAACCTCTGGATGCAGGCATTGTCACTACACATACCGCCGAACAGGCGTATGATCTTGTATTGGCCCATGCAGGCTGTTCCAAACAACGTGATATTATAGATATACGTATTATAGAAGAAACCCAAAACGGTACGGCTACTTACATTGGCAGCGTGACGAAAGGTGCTGAAAATGCTCCCGGATTGATCGACTTACCGGCAGATGTGAAACCGGAGGGAACCACCAGTGCCTGGCCGGAATTAACGAATGGCGGTGTTACAGCCGATGAGCTAAGAGATACTGATGGCGATGGTATTCCAGATACATGGGAAACAACTCATGGACTGAATCCGAAGGATGCTTCCGATGGCATTACTACCACATTGAGTAAGGAAGGTTATACCAATTTGGAAGTCTATATGAACAGTCTCGTACCGTAG
- a CDS encoding SusC/RagA family TonB-linked outer membrane protein, protein MKQEIEKMKSRLLLLAFILMVPIGVFAQNITVKGNVTDSEGEPIIGATVMEKGKSQNGVITDLDGNFTLNVSGKGKKIVITYIGMKTEEVDAVTGKTLKIVLKDDSQTLDEVVVVAVGYGNARKKDLTGAISSVGEKTLKNIPTTSASSAITGRLAGVSVVTTEGSPDAAVNIRVRGGGSITQSNEPLFIVDGFQVSNINDIPPTDIESIDVLKDASSTAIYGAKGANGVILVTTKGGRAGKTEVTFNASLGLNRFYNETEVLSPYEYVYYQRELDPAKNAGFFDRYGQWEDVDIYKGKEGLNWQRKLFDRTGLKQSYNVNINGGSESLIYSISYTRDDETYIMQTSKYRRDNLNLKLSKNFNKKLRLDLNAKMSNNVIDGPSVSSGSKLRDCVKYPPIGTLTDLTEDDLAGDNELIPENISNLNDPFYNITNEYKKQSKFNNTYNVALIWDVIKGLQWRAEGTYGFTFDRTDNIYLKNTGEANGKAGQPVAYRQYWNGSKWTFRTLLTYKFKLKKHRFDVMGGIEANNSEKDDMKVNSDYYPGDYLANDILAMWNNGTAEPTYTTINEPDRSMSYFGRANYILNDRYYLTFTLRADGTNVFAPGNKWGIFPAASAAWRISDESFMEWSKDWLSTLKMRASYGKSGNARVGSYWRQTYSPVTSTKNLYYQNEIGQSSLQPAKRLRNENLTWESKFSTNVGFDFGFFNNRINLTFDYYNDVTKDLIMEVQLPSNAGYSSQYQNLGQTTNRGVELSLNANLVQTKDFYLDFNFNIAFNKNKVDALYGANGDEMILSGGGTETGSDNYRVFVGQEVGLMYGYVSDGMYSFDDFTFNPTTKKWDIVTTKDENGVPIVTDCSGVLSRAGGYFGPGHMKLKDLNGDGVIDADNDRKVIGHALPKHTGGFSFNAGWKGFDVTAMFNWSYGNDILNINKVDYTSYTGSKRYQNLSNDMRLANRFTTIDPVTGLNIYYGEYANPERLQEINSNASIWHPLMNNTITTDWLVEDGSFLRLGVLTLGYTLPKYWTQKFGVKSLRVYATGNNLFCLTGYSGQDPEVNTSSSNMTPGYDRSAYPKSRSYIFGLNVTF, encoded by the coding sequence ATGAAACAAGAAATCGAAAAGATGAAGAGCAGGTTGCTTCTGCTGGCATTCATTTTAATGGTGCCTATTGGAGTGTTTGCTCAAAACATTACGGTAAAAGGTAATGTGACTGATTCGGAAGGAGAACCTATTATCGGTGCCACTGTTATGGAAAAAGGTAAAAGCCAGAATGGGGTCATCACTGACTTAGATGGTAATTTTACTCTGAATGTGTCAGGTAAAGGAAAAAAGATTGTTATTACCTATATAGGTATGAAAACGGAAGAAGTGGATGCGGTAACCGGAAAGACTTTGAAGATTGTCTTGAAGGATGATTCGCAAACACTGGACGAAGTAGTAGTAGTTGCCGTAGGTTATGGTAACGCACGCAAGAAAGATTTGACTGGCGCTATTTCTTCCGTAGGTGAGAAAACATTGAAAAACATCCCAACTACTTCAGCTTCAAGTGCCATTACGGGACGTTTGGCGGGTGTAAGCGTTGTTACAACTGAAGGTTCACCTGATGCAGCCGTTAATATTCGCGTACGTGGTGGTGGTTCTATCACGCAGAGCAATGAGCCGCTGTTCATTGTAGATGGATTCCAGGTGAGTAATATTAATGATATTCCTCCGACGGATATTGAAAGCATTGATGTGTTGAAGGATGCTTCTTCTACTGCCATTTATGGTGCTAAAGGAGCTAATGGTGTAATTTTGGTTACTACAAAAGGTGGTCGTGCCGGTAAGACAGAAGTGACATTCAATGCATCATTGGGTTTGAACCGTTTCTATAATGAAACTGAGGTTCTTTCTCCCTATGAATATGTTTACTATCAGCGTGAATTGGACCCGGCTAAGAATGCAGGCTTTTTTGACCGCTATGGACAGTGGGAAGATGTCGATATTTATAAAGGTAAAGAAGGGCTCAACTGGCAACGTAAATTGTTTGATCGTACCGGATTGAAGCAGAGCTACAACGTAAACATTAACGGTGGTAGTGAGTCTTTGATTTATAGTATAAGCTACACACGTGATGATGAAACTTATATTATGCAAACATCCAAATATCGTCGTGATAATCTGAACTTGAAGTTAAGCAAGAATTTTAATAAAAAGTTGAGATTGGATCTTAATGCTAAAATGAGTAATAATGTTATTGACGGCCCCAGTGTATCCAGTGGTTCCAAACTACGTGACTGCGTGAAGTATCCCCCTATTGGTACGCTTACTGACCTAACGGAAGACGATCTGGCTGGTGATAATGAATTGATCCCTGAAAATATCAGTAACTTGAACGACCCCTTCTACAATATTACCAACGAGTATAAGAAGCAGTCCAAGTTCAATAATACCTATAATGTTGCTTTAATATGGGACGTTATTAAAGGATTACAGTGGCGTGCAGAAGGCACTTATGGCTTTACTTTTGATCGTACTGATAATATTTATCTGAAGAATACAGGTGAAGCGAATGGTAAGGCTGGACAGCCTGTTGCCTATCGCCAATATTGGAATGGTTCAAAATGGACATTCCGTACTTTGCTGACTTATAAATTCAAGTTGAAGAAGCATCGTTTTGACGTTATGGGCGGTATAGAAGCTAATAATTCTGAGAAGGATGATATGAAAGTCAATTCGGATTATTATCCGGGTGATTATCTGGCTAATGACATTCTGGCTATGTGGAACAATGGTACTGCAGAACCCACTTATACGACCATTAATGAACCTGACCGTAGCATGTCCTATTTCGGTCGTGCCAATTACATTCTGAATGATCGTTATTATCTGACTTTTACGTTGCGTGCAGACGGTACTAACGTTTTTGCACCTGGAAATAAGTGGGGTATTTTCCCAGCTGCATCTGCTGCATGGCGTATTTCGGACGAAAGTTTCATGGAATGGTCTAAAGACTGGTTGTCCACTTTGAAGATGCGTGCCAGTTACGGTAAGTCCGGTAATGCTCGTGTCGGTTCCTATTGGCGTCAGACTTATAGTCCGGTAACTTCTACTAAGAATCTTTATTATCAGAATGAAATTGGACAGAGTAGCTTGCAACCTGCCAAACGTCTGCGTAATGAAAATCTGACTTGGGAGTCTAAGTTCTCAACGAACGTAGGTTTTGACTTTGGTTTCTTCAATAATCGTATAAATCTGACATTTGATTATTATAATGATGTTACTAAGGACTTGATTATGGAAGTGCAGTTGCCCTCTAATGCAGGTTATAGTAGCCAATACCAAAATCTTGGTCAGACCACCAATCGCGGTGTAGAGTTGTCGTTGAATGCAAATCTCGTTCAGACGAAAGATTTCTATCTTGACTTTAATTTTAATATTGCTTTCAATAAGAATAAGGTAGATGCCTTGTATGGTGCCAATGGCGACGAGATGATTCTTTCTGGTGGTGGAACAGAGACTGGTAGCGATAACTATCGTGTTTTTGTAGGCCAGGAAGTTGGTTTGATGTACGGTTATGTGTCTGATGGTATGTATTCTTTTGATGATTTCACTTTCAATCCTACCACTAAAAAGTGGGATATTGTGACGACTAAAGATGAAAATGGTGTACCAATCGTTACAGATTGTTCGGGTGTACTTTCTCGTGCAGGAGGTTATTTCGGACCTGGTCACATGAAATTGAAGGACTTGAATGGTGATGGAGTTATTGATGCTGATAATGACCGTAAAGTAATCGGTCATGCGTTGCCGAAACACACCGGTGGTTTTAGTTTTAATGCCGGTTGGAAAGGTTTCGATGTTACAGCGATGTTCAACTGGTCTTATGGTAATGATATTCTGAATATCAATAAAGTGGACTACACTTCTTATACAGGTTCTAAACGTTATCAGAATCTGAGTAATGATATGAGATTGGCAAATCGTTTTACAACAATAGATCCTGTTACAGGACTTAATATCTATTATGGTGAATATGCCAACCCTGAACGTTTGCAGGAAATTAATTCCAATGCTTCCATCTGGCATCCGTTAATGAACAATACGATTACCACAGACTGGTTGGTAGAAGACGGTTCGTTTTTACGCTTAGGTGTTCTGACGCTGGGATATACTCTCCCGAAATATTGGACTCAAAAGTTCGGTGTGAAAAGCCTGCGTGTCTATGCTACTGGAAATAATTTATTCTGTCTGACAGGATATAGCGGTCAGGATCCGGAAGTAAATACAAGTTCCAGCAATATGACTCCTGGTTATGACCGTTCGGCTTATCCGAAGTCCAGATCCTATATTTTCGGATTAAATGTTACATTCTAA
- a CDS encoding TonB-dependent receptor domain-containing protein has translation MKANSMKTIGKRLGFLILIMCVAVSISAQTYQLSGCVQDENNQPVEVANILLKQAKDSTYLTGMLTDAQGCFTFAQPKGEYLLHITLIGCEDIYLPVSLQGNKNVGMLTLKSSSTFLNEVTVTAARPVIKRLVDRVVFDTHNAIATAGGNALDLLREVPGLRVGQNSIDIIGKGGVKIYINDRETKLSGDELIDYLRSYDASQIQKVEVITTPPSKYDAAGNAGIINIRLKSRPKDYLGGTVSASYNAGEKENYGYGGVNLNISKGRVSSFINAGTTQGNYENREANRRYFALNTWDGRTDYKKYMQSYYGQAGVDFALERNWTLGLQAVYNHNNPKDSKAVSITEVYDVATARLDSLLFSDSEEGTKADRINLNFHTDKSWGDKGKKMTWDVDYLYDKRDGHMGFLSDTQTPDGVTIPGTNFDYSYLQNRKVDVFSSALDFTLPFEKYKVTAGAKVSFTNTRNRINYDTSDPTLVQDDYFHYKEQIYALYADYNRAFGKQFSMQLGLRMEHTRTTGISESENTTDKHDYTRLFPTLYFLYSPDEQNALNLSLSNRISRPSQNMVNPFPFYQNKYTYARGKEDLKPSYTYNAELGYTFKNNLNISAFYSYSDDVFFQVVGLDPETNVSSFLWDNFMETHSFGLNNSYTFRTKWMQAYAQHGVNYSRTTSSAASTSAEEKGWAYNASLRNTFFLNPKKTFIGTLSGWFTSRQYSGVYLIKPTYGVSAGLLYRMLDNKLSLSLNVNNILISHSKLETVSNGVRMTTDNQFAFTGFRIGVSYTFGGDIRSKGQRNSNSDIQNRL, from the coding sequence ATGAAAGCAAATTCAATGAAGACTATCGGGAAAAGACTCGGATTCTTAATCCTTATCATGTGTGTGGCAGTTTCTATTTCTGCTCAAACTTATCAACTCTCCGGTTGCGTGCAGGACGAAAACAATCAGCCGGTGGAAGTAGCGAATATTCTGCTGAAACAGGCCAAAGACAGCACCTATCTTACCGGTATGCTGACGGATGCACAAGGCTGCTTCACCTTTGCTCAACCTAAAGGGGAATATCTGCTGCACATCACTCTGATCGGCTGTGAAGACATCTATCTGCCCGTCTCCTTACAGGGAAATAAGAATGTAGGTATGCTCACTCTGAAATCCTCTTCCACCTTTTTAAATGAAGTGACCGTTACGGCAGCCCGTCCGGTAATCAAGCGCCTGGTGGACAGAGTTGTTTTTGATACACATAATGCCATTGCTACTGCCGGGGGAAATGCACTCGACCTTTTGCGTGAAGTGCCCGGTTTGCGCGTTGGGCAGAACAGTATTGACATCATAGGTAAAGGTGGCGTGAAGATATATATCAATGATCGTGAAACGAAACTTTCCGGTGACGAGTTGATTGACTATCTCCGTTCTTATGACGCCTCTCAGATACAGAAAGTGGAAGTAATCACTACTCCGCCCTCCAAATATGATGCGGCTGGCAACGCGGGTATTATCAATATACGCCTGAAGTCACGCCCTAAAGATTATCTGGGAGGTACGGTATCTGCTTCTTATAATGCAGGCGAAAAGGAAAATTACGGTTATGGTGGTGTAAACCTGAACATCAGTAAAGGTCGTGTATCTTCCTTTATCAATGCAGGCACTACGCAAGGCAACTATGAGAACCGTGAGGCGAATCGTCGCTATTTTGCCCTGAATACTTGGGATGGACGTACGGATTATAAGAAATACATGCAGAGTTATTATGGCCAGGCAGGTGTGGACTTTGCTCTGGAACGCAACTGGACGTTAGGTTTGCAAGCCGTTTACAATCACAACAACCCTAAAGATTCCAAAGCAGTTTCTATTACGGAAGTTTATGATGTGGCTACTGCCCGTCTGGACTCTCTCTTATTCTCTGACAGTGAAGAAGGAACTAAAGCCGACCGCATCAATTTGAATTTCCATACCGATAAGTCCTGGGGTGATAAGGGTAAAAAGATGACCTGGGATGTGGATTATCTGTATGATAAGAGGGATGGCCACATGGGATTCCTGTCTGACACTCAGACCCCTGATGGTGTAACCATACCCGGAACCAATTTCGATTACAGTTATTTGCAAAACCGCAAAGTAGATGTATTCTCTTCTGCACTCGACTTTACACTTCCGTTTGAGAAGTATAAGGTGACCGCAGGTGCCAAGGTTTCTTTCACGAATACCCGTAACCGTATCAATTATGATACTTCGGACCCGACACTGGTGCAGGACGACTACTTCCACTATAAAGAACAAATCTATGCTCTTTACGCTGACTATAACCGCGCGTTTGGCAAGCAGTTCTCTATGCAGCTGGGTTTGCGTATGGAACACACCCGTACTACCGGTATCTCCGAGTCGGAGAATACGACGGACAAGCACGATTATACCCGTCTGTTCCCTACACTCTATTTCCTATATTCACCTGATGAGCAGAATGCGTTGAACCTTAGTTTGTCCAATCGCATTTCCCGCCCTTCACAGAATATGGTGAACCCTTTCCCGTTCTATCAGAACAAGTACACCTATGCCCGCGGAAAGGAAGACCTGAAGCCGAGTTATACGTACAATGCCGAATTGGGATATACATTCAAGAACAATCTCAATATCTCTGCCTTTTATTCTTATTCGGACGATGTATTCTTTCAGGTTGTAGGTCTGGATCCGGAAACTAATGTCAGTTCTTTCCTGTGGGATAACTTTATGGAGACACACTCTTTCGGGCTGAATAACTCCTATACATTCCGTACAAAATGGATGCAAGCTTATGCTCAGCACGGTGTAAACTATAGCCGTACGACTTCCAGTGCCGCTTCCACATCAGCCGAAGAGAAAGGATGGGCTTATAATGCCAGTTTGCGCAATACGTTCTTCCTTAATCCGAAGAAGACATTTATCGGAACGCTTTCAGGTTGGTTTACTTCACGCCAGTATAGTGGAGTATATCTGATAAAACCTACTTATGGCGTCAGTGCGGGTTTGCTCTATCGCATGCTGGATAATAAGCTCAGTCTTAGCCTGAACGTCAACAATATTCTGATCAGCCATTCGAAGCTTGAAACTGTTTCCAATGGAGTCCGGATGACGACGGACAATCAGTTTGCCTTTACCGGTTTCCGCATCGGTGTTTCCTACACGTTTGGTGGAGATATCCGCAGCAAGGGACAGCGTAATAGTAACTCAGATATTCAGAACAGATTATAA
- a CDS encoding RagB/SusD family nutrient uptake outer membrane protein has product MKLQNIVYVLTVGGVLLTSCSDFLDTESPSVQSSTVTFENEGMTRSAIMGVYSELAGTYVYGQKMSVNWQGVSDIELASGYATDPSKDLTSDTGAANYYCDWYNKTLQWGYIFKMAELASTAVDGIRASALYKSGNAAMKRYLGEALTLRSLSYFELVRRWGDIPFKEGMSNSDLSNVYMGKINRDSIYSSIVRDMQEAVNYLPWVGENSDYNCERVNKGFAKGLLARIALFAGGWSVRDGNQFPDDSNVEHYPNVEGNPGMEEVGGYYVGRPKNWRDYYEIAEQQCAEIIGAPENPHQLDPDYGHIWKTVCGLNYNEYNENLFEVANGVGYSGDIGTLMGRTMDGGIGYGSRGFGGSYVCSNAYYFYSFSPTDTRRDYACYWPQYKKDSDAKRNREVMQTDIMNVKLGKWGFFWTSNAYRSIAQTATARTPTGINWIVMRYSDVLLMFAEARYMLGKGIDSNSEIANISARNALEQVRTRAFGAGSEEVNKYDADFFEAIVNERAWELGGEGIRKLDLVRWGLLDSKIEDMKKAMLYLLDGTHTIKIFDKTYEPTDFPVKVYYRYDKEGEFIDLSSANFYRNLADNPDTEVYSEANWFPRSYWNLAEGKENSLVDNSVKILSCATGLRKSYDYTELLGTLKYGELIQAKLNLIDIGNEICNYRHFHSIYYDDIYKSKGYLKNSYGYDKQK; this is encoded by the coding sequence ATGAAATTACAGAATATAGTATATGTATTGACGGTGGGAGGTGTGCTGTTAACCTCTTGCAGCGATTTTCTTGATACGGAATCTCCCTCGGTACAAAGTAGTACTGTTACTTTTGAGAATGAAGGTATGACGCGTTCGGCTATTATGGGAGTTTACTCCGAATTAGCAGGTACGTATGTTTATGGACAGAAAATGTCGGTTAACTGGCAAGGCGTTTCAGATATTGAATTGGCTAGTGGTTATGCTACTGACCCATCCAAAGATCTGACAAGTGATACAGGGGCGGCCAATTATTATTGTGACTGGTACAACAAGACCCTGCAATGGGGATACATTTTTAAAATGGCAGAATTGGCCAGTACGGCTGTGGATGGCATTCGTGCTTCAGCGCTTTATAAAAGTGGAAATGCGGCGATGAAGCGTTATTTGGGTGAGGCTTTAACATTGCGTTCATTGTCTTATTTTGAATTGGTTAGGCGTTGGGGAGATATTCCTTTTAAGGAAGGTATGTCTAACTCGGATCTTTCCAATGTATATATGGGAAAGATTAATCGTGATAGTATTTATTCAAGTATTGTTCGTGACATGCAGGAGGCAGTTAACTATTTGCCTTGGGTAGGAGAAAATTCTGATTATAATTGCGAACGTGTGAATAAAGGATTTGCTAAGGGATTATTGGCTCGTATTGCTCTTTTTGCAGGAGGATGGTCGGTTCGTGACGGTAATCAGTTTCCTGATGATTCTAATGTAGAACACTATCCTAATGTTGAAGGAAATCCCGGTATGGAGGAAGTAGGAGGTTATTATGTTGGTAGACCTAAGAATTGGCGTGATTATTATGAAATAGCCGAGCAGCAATGTGCTGAAATTATTGGTGCTCCGGAGAATCCTCATCAATTGGATCCTGATTATGGACATATCTGGAAAACAGTTTGTGGCTTGAATTATAACGAATATAATGAGAATCTTTTTGAAGTAGCTAATGGAGTAGGGTATAGTGGTGACATCGGTACATTGATGGGACGTACAATGGACGGTGGAATCGGGTATGGCAGCCGTGGTTTCGGTGGTTCTTATGTATGTTCAAATGCTTATTATTTCTATTCATTCTCTCCGACTGATACTCGTCGTGATTATGCTTGTTACTGGCCTCAGTATAAGAAAGATTCAGATGCGAAGAGAAATCGTGAGGTGATGCAGACTGATATAATGAACGTGAAATTGGGCAAATGGGGCTTCTTCTGGACTTCTAATGCATATCGTTCTATAGCACAAACAGCTACGGCTCGTACTCCGACCGGTATTAACTGGATTGTGATGCGTTATTCAGACGTCTTACTGATGTTTGCTGAAGCTCGTTATATGTTGGGTAAAGGAATAGATTCAAATAGTGAAATAGCTAATATCAGTGCCCGCAACGCATTGGAACAAGTTCGTACGAGAGCTTTCGGTGCCGGTTCTGAAGAAGTGAATAAATATGATGCTGATTTCTTTGAGGCTATTGTTAACGAACGTGCCTGGGAACTGGGTGGTGAAGGTATCCGTAAATTGGATTTAGTTCGTTGGGGATTACTCGATTCTAAAATAGAGGATATGAAAAAGGCGATGCTTTATTTGCTGGACGGTACTCATACCATAAAAATCTTCGACAAAACGTATGAACCAACTGATTTCCCGGTGAAAGTGTACTATAGATATGATAAGGAAGGTGAATTCATTGATTTGTCTTCAGCCAATTTCTATCGTAACCTGGCTGATAATCCCGATACGGAAGTTTATTCGGAAGCGAATTGGTTCCCCCGTTCCTATTGGAATTTGGCCGAAGGCAAAGAAAACTCTTTAGTTGATAATTCAGTAAAGATATTGTCTTGTGCCACTGGTCTGCGTAAATCTTATGATTATACGGAATTGCTGGGTACTTTGAAGTATGGCGAGTTGATTCAGGCTAAGTTGAATCTGATAGATATAGGTAATGAGATCTGTAATTATCGTCATTTCCATTCTATCTATTATGATGATATCTATAAGTCAAAAGGGTATTTGAAGAATTCTTATGGATATGATAAGCAAAAATAA